From the genome of Tsukamurella pulmonis:
ATCGCCGCGTACCACGCGAGCACCTCGGCGCCCTCGGGCGCGTCGGCGACGTCGGGGATGAAGCGCTCCCGCGAATCGGGCCCCGCCTGCAGGAAGGTCGTCGCCCAGCGGTGGGCCCCAGCGGTGTGCACGATGCCGTTGTGCACGGTCCACCCCGGGCACGTGGCGACGGGCAGCGCGAGGTGGGCGGGGTCGATCGCGGCGACGCGGGCACCGTCGGCGGCGATGGAGTCGAACCAGAGCTGAGTGGTCATGCCCCGACCTTACGAGCGGCGCGCCGCGCACCGCTCCGGTGTCGCGAATTCGCCACCAAGAATCAAGGCTTTGGTGATAGCGTTCGATCGTTCGGCTTCACACATCCGACCGGGGGACTCATGCGCATCCGCACACTCACCGCCACGGCGTGCACGGCCGCCGCCACGACCGCACTCGTCCTCGCGCCTCCGGGCGCGGCGCAGGCCGAGCCGAACAGCGTCGCGTGCACCTCCTCGCCCGACGTGGGCGCACCGTCGACGGCAGGCGGCCGGTTCGGCACCGCACCCCTCACCTTCCCCGCGCCGCTGGTCGGGGGGTGGGACCTGGGCTCGGGATACTCCCGCGGCGCCGCGACCACCGCGTCGGCGCGGTACTCCCCCGGCGGCAACGTGATGAACCTCGTGGAGGTCGGCCGCCTCCGAGTGGAGCCCGGCAGCCACGACACGCTGGGCATGGCGCTGGCGTTCTCCCTGTGCCGCTTCCCCGACGCCAGGACGACGGACGACAAGGCACGCGATACGACCGACCGGCAGACGACTCCGGTGCGCATCGACGGCGTCAAGGGCACGCGCCTGGACCTGAACATCAACATCGCTGCGCGACAGGGCGAACCGGCCGAGACGGACTGGTTCACGATCTTCGTGCTCGACACCACGCCCACGTCCTACTTCCTGGGCGGCTCCAACAAGGCGAACAAGGAGGCGCGGGGCAAGGTCGACGCGGTGATCCGAGGGCTGCAGGTCCGCTGACGCTCGGATCGCCCCACGGGGTGCATGCTGTAGCGGTGACCGAACTGCCGATGTTCCCGCTCGGCGCCGTGCTGCTGCCCGGCGAGGAGTTGCCGCTGCGCGTCTTCGAGCCCCGCTACCGGCACATGGTGGAGCACTGCCTCGCCACCGACGGCCGGTTCGGCGTGGTGCTCATCGAGCGCGGCAGCGAGGTGGGCGGCGGCGACGTCCGCACCGACGTGGGCACGGTGGCGCTCATCGACCGGTACGTCCGGCGCACGGGCGGCGGGTTCACCCTCAGTTGCAACGGGACGGACCGCGTTCGCGTCACGCAGTGGCTGCCCGACGATCCCTACCCGCGCGCCGAGGCGGAGCCCTGGCCCGACGAGACCCAGCCGGCGGTGGACCTGATTCCGCTGCTGGGCAAGCGCGACGAGATCGAGCGGCTCGCCGCGAAGCTCGCACGGGGCGAAGGCGTCCGGCCGCGCTCCTGGCCCAAGCTCACGCTCCCCGAGAATCCGGTGGAGCGCAGCTACTACCTCGCCCGCGCACTGCCGCTCTCGGCCGCCGATCGGTACCGGGCACTGGCGGCACCCGGCCCCGCGGACCGGGTGCGTGTGCTCACCGACGCGCTCGACGACGTGATCGCGACGCTGCGGTTCCGTTTGCAATAGGAGGACGTCGAATCCGGATTGCCGACTGGATCATCGCCCGCAGCACCGCGGACCGTCTCCTACAGGAGTAGGCAGGATGCTCTCGTTTTCGGTTTGCGAAATTCGAATCATTCAGGCGCAGTGCGTTTCCCACCGTAGAATGGGCACATGCACCCTTCCGGTCACGAGGCCATGGAGGCCGTCGATGGAGCCCCGCAGTCGTTCGGCGCCTTCCGCCTCTTCTTCGACGGGGAGCGGTGGGAGTGGTCGGGCGACGTCGCCCGGATGCACGGGTACGCACCCGGGGAGGTGATACCGACGACCGAGCTGATCCTCTCCCACAAACATCCCGACGATGCTCCAGCCGTCCGCGAGCGGGTTCGGCACACCCTCTCCTCCGGCGATCCCTTCAGCAGCCGGCATCGCATCATCGATACGGCCGGCGCAGTACACCACATCATCGTGGTCGCGGACCGCATGCTCTCCGACGACCACGAGGTGATCGGCACGGAGGGGTACTACATCGACATCACGGAGACCGTCGAATCGGAGGTCCGGCAATCCCTCGCCGAGACGATGCCGGACGTCATCGCCGCGCGGGAGGACATCGACCGTGCCAAGGGCGTACTGATGTTCGTCTACGGCGTCTCCGCCGACCGCGCCTTCGACATCCTGCGGTGGCGCTCGCAGGAGACGAACGTGAAACTCCGGGTGCTCGCTGCGCAGTTGATCGAGGATTTCGCCTCCCAGGAACCGTTGCTCTCGCGCAGCGCGCGCGAACGGTTCGACCATCTCCTGCTCACGGCCCATCACCGCATCGACTGACCGCCTTCCGGCACGACCTCCACAACGGTGGCCGGTCGACGGTGTTTGCATGCACTCCCCTCCGGGTAGGCCCCGGCCACGGGCCAGAACGGTCCTACGAGGGAAAGGAGAGCGGATATGACACGAGCACGGGACATCATGCAGCCGACCGTCGAGTGCATCGGCAGTACCGATTCGGCGGCCGATGCTGCACGCCGGATGAGCGAGTTGCACGTCGGCGCACTACCGATCTGTGGTGAGGACGGCCGCCTCAAGGGCATGATCACCGACCGGGACATCGTGATCGAGGTGGTGGCACGCGGGCACGATCCGGAGCGGATCCGCGCCGGGGAACTCGCTCAGGGCGAGGCCGTCACCATCGGAGCCGACGACGACACCACCGAGCTACTCGCGACGATGGCTGAGCATCAGGTTCGGCGCGTACCCGTCATCGACGGTCACTCGCTGGTCGGCATCATCGCCCAGGCCGACATCGCCCGAGCACTCCCCGACCAGCGGGTCGGCGATCTCGTCGCCGCCGTGTCCTTCGACTAGGGGCGACCGATGACGACGTGCGACACCTGCGGCAACGAGTACGACGACATGTTCACGATGATCCGGGGCGGCACGACGCGACACTTCGACAGTCTCGAGTGCGCGATCACGTCGTTCGCGCCCTCGTGCGCACGATGTGGATGCCGCGTCATCGGACACGGCGTTCAGGTCGACGCGACGGTGTTCTGTTGCGCGCACTGCGCCCGTGATCACGGGCACGAGTCGGTCACCGATCGCGCATCCAGCGCAACCGGGCGGTGAGAATCTCGTCGACCGAGGTTTGAACCGCGCGACGACGGGTACCCCCGGATCAGGGGTTCGCGTGAATCCCCTTCCGACACAATTCATGAGGAGGTAGGCACAATGGCAGACCCCAACAACCCCGGACAGTTCGGCAACCGTACCGACACCGAGGAGCAGGCCCGCAAGGGCGGCGAGAACAGCCCGGGCCAGTTCGGCTCGACGGAGGGCGCGGACCCGCACGAGGCCGGCCGCAAGGGCGCGGAGGCCCAGCCGGAGGAGGCCAAGGCCCGTGGTGGCGAGCACAGCCACTCCGGCCGGTGACGCACTCACCGCGCGAGGAACCGGCGACGGCGGGGCCCCACGGGGCCCCGCCGTCCGCCGCGTCCGACCGCGAGAGCACTTCAGGCCATCGCCCGCCGCTTCTGCCCGGCTCGGTCGACGGGCGCGTGTCGGTCTTCGACCGCTTCGCCGACTGGACCGGCCGCTGGGTCTCGCGGGCCTGGTTCTTCAGCTTCTGCGTCGTTCTGGTGGTGATATGGGCTCCGTCGATCCTGGTGTTGCGCAACGTCGACACCTGGCAGTTGGTCATCAACACCGCGACCACGATCATCACCTTCCTGCTCGTGGCGCTCGTGCAGAACCAGTCGACCCGCGCGGACGCCGCGATCCAGCAGAAGCTCAACGCATTGATCGAGGCGGCCCTCGACCAGGACCCCGGTGTCCGCTCCGAGACGGTGAGGCGCCAGTTGGACGAGGCCATCGGAGTGGAGCGTCGCGAGTCGTCGTGATCCCGCCGACGCGCCGCTCCGCACCGGGGTCCGCGGCGGCGGGGTGCTCGGGCCCGGACGGATCAGACGCTGCGTCGCGGGATCTCCCGGAACCAGCTGTCCGCGAACACCCGGCGCATCCCACGGTCGCCGTCGTCCTCATAGGCGTCCAGTTCCGCGGTGACCACGAAGGTGCTCCGCGTACTCGTCAGAACGGTGCGGGTGCGTACCTCGATGTTCCAGTCGTCGCGCCGGAAGCGACGCAGCGTGCGGGTCTCGCCACGAGCCGAGGTCACATCGTCACGACGGAACCCGAACCATTCAGTGGTCGCCCTCGTGACGGCAGTGCCGGTCTCGTCGATGACGTACTCCCCGTCGTCGTCGGCGATCTCCAGCGTGGTGCCTCCGGTGGCCAGATCGTTGGTGGTGCGCCAGTGGTGCTCTCCCGGCGACACCCGTGTCAGCGCGAGCGGGGCGGCCGCGGTCGGCGGGCCGAAGGTACGCAGCAGTTCGTCCTCGGCGCGGGGCGATCGCGCGGGGACCCGCAGCTCGCTCTCACGGGTGTGCACCGTCATGACCACCGGCTCGGGCGGCGGCCACACCAGCGGGAAGTAGGAGGTCGACAAGGAGAGCCGGATCCTGTGCCCGGCCGGGACGATCTGAGCGATCCCGTTCAGTTCCATACTGATCCGCATCGATCGACCGACGTCCATCGACTCGGGGCGGGCGCTGCCGTTCCGGTGTGTCAGGTTGACGACGCCGTACGTCACGCGGGTCGCCTCTCCCGTGGGCGCGACGTCGGAGAGCCGTGCGGCGACGAGCGCGACGGGCCTGTCGACCTCGAGCTGCAACTCCAGCTCGGGCCTGCCGAGTATCTCCACGGGGCTCTCGAGGGGCGCCGTATCGAAGACCAGGGCACCGCCGTCCTCGTTGCGCTGATCGGTCGGCAGGTCCGGGGTGGCCGCGTAGGAGGCCCACTTCCCCGCCGCCATACCGACACTGAGCGGCGAGCTCACGCTGAACGCCCCGGCCGGTAATGCGGAAGCCCCCGGTGCGACGAGCCCCTCGGCGGCGAGTTCGTAGGTACGGGGTCCGATCGCCGGTGCGGGCCAACGCTCCTCCGCGACCCAGCGGCCCGGCCGAGCCTCGTAGGCGGGGTTGGGCTCGACGCTGTCCTGCATCCAGACACGCAACATCGGCTCATCCATCACCCCGTTCGGGACCCCCTTGAGCCAGTGGTCCCACCAGCGCACCACTTCGTCGAGGAAGTCGATCGGCGGCCCCGGCACCCCGAGGTGGGGGTACTTGTGGCCCCAGGGACCGATGAGCCCCTTGCGCGGCACGTCGAGGTGCTCCATCAAGCGGAAGATCGCGTTCGTATAGCCGTCCGCCCACCCGCCGACCGCGAACACGGGGCACTCGATCGCGGAGTAGTCCTCGTTCACCGATGCGCGCAACCAGTAGTCGTCGCGGTGCTGGTGCTCGAGCCAGTTCTCGATCCACAGGCCGCTTCCGCGCAGCCGCTCCAGCCACATCTGACGCCACCGGTCGCCGACGATCGCAGGATCGGGCGGGAGACTGGTACACGCGAACATGACGGTCGCTTCCGAGAGATTGTCCGACAATAGGCATCCGCCCATGTAGTGCATGTTGTCGACGTACAGGTCCTCCGTCGCCGAAGCCGAGATGATCGCCCGGAGGGCCGGAGGGCGTCGCGCTGCGACATGGAGGCTGTTGAATCCGCCCCACGAGATCCCCATCATCCCGACATTCCCATCGCACCAGGGCTGCTCGGCCAGCCAGGCGATCACCTCGCAGGCGTCCTCCTGCTCCACCGGAAGGTACTCATCGCGCAGCACTCCGTCCGAGTCGCCGCTCCCCCGCAGATCCACGCGGACACAGGCGTAGCCGTGCCCCGCGATGTACGGGTGGTTCAGCGCATCCCGGGCCCGTGTGTCGTCGCGTTTGCGGTACGGCAGGTATTCCAGCACCGCCGGCACCGGGGCCGCCTCGGCGTCGACAGGCAGCCAGATACGGGCCGCCAGCCGGGTCCCGTCCGAGAGCGGGATGAAGACGTTCTCGATCGATATTGTGGAACAGGGGAATTCATCGACTGTGCGCACTCTGCTCCTCTCTGTGTGCGATCACGCCGTTCGCCGCGGGGCGAACCGCTCCGCCGCGCCGTGGTCGATCTGGAACGGTAGGAAGCCCTCCGCCCGCGCGGCCGCCTCGGCGAGTCCGTCGGCATCGGCGGCGCCGAGGTAGACGGTGGCGAGGACGTAGCGGTACGGGTCCTGGTTGGGTAGCTCGGAGAGCCTGTCACCCGGGGCGACATCCAACTGCACCACCGTGTCCGGCAATTCCTCGCGGAGCCGAGCGATGTCCTCCGGGGTGGGGACCGCCCGGACCACGCCATCGGAGTGGACACCGATCAGATGCTTCGTCGCAGCGCCGTACCTGCCCGCGCCCGCCTCGGGGTGGGGGCGCCTGCCCAGCGCGACGGCTGTGGCGTAGGCGTGATTCGAAGTACCGTCGACCTTCACGAAGAGTTCACTGTGAGACTGCGAGATCCGGGTGTTCACCTCGATCATGCTGATCCGGTCCACCCTCTCGTCCCACATGAACTCGGCGTTCGCGCAACCGTTGTCGAATCCGGCCTCCCGCAACACCGACTCCGTCGCGGCCAGCATCCGCTCCTGGACGTCGGAGGGTACCGAGCGGGCCGGATAGGACAGCCGATCGAAGCTGTGCCCATCCTCGCTGCGCTGCATGTCGAAAAGACCGTGCACCACGAACTCGCCGCGGAACATGGACACCTCTGGTGCGGCCTGGATCCCCTCGATGATCTCCTCCGCGATGCACGACGTGCCGGTCACGCCCCGTACGGCCTCGGGCACGTCGATGGTGCTGAGTACTTCGTCGAAGGCGTCTCCGACCGTGCGGATCTCCCGCCTGATCTCATCGAGCGCGGCCTCGAAACCGGCCCGATCGCGGACCTCGAAGCCGAGCTGCGAGGAGTGCGATTTCACCGGCTTGACCCAGTACGGGAACGGGAGATCCACACCGGATTTCTCGATCGCGGGATCGAACGGGTCGAACGCGGCGAATCGCGGTACGCACTCCGGGATCGCCCGGCGCTGGATCAATCGGGACCAGTACTTGTGCTCGAAGGAGAGCACGCTCTCCACCGACGGCGCGGGGAGCGACCGCTCGGCGGCCAGTACCGGCGCGAGGACGCTCGTCGGGAAGTCCCAGTGAGCGATGATCGCGTCGACCGTGCCGTCGAAGTCGTCCAATTCCACTCGCGCGCGACGGAGCAGATCCTGGAAGTCGAGATGCTCTGCCCGCGTGAGTGAGTCGACGTCCAACAGCGAATGGAAGCGGACGTCGCTCCCTACGTCGACGGTTCTCAATTCGTCGCGCTGCTGGCGGGTCAGGCCGGGTACGAAGATGTTCATCACCATGGCGGTCGGGTTCCCCGTACGTCCGCTCGTCAAACCAGGAAGGACCCCGCGTTGCGCAGGTCCGCGGTCGCGGATGCGGCGATCCCCAGGCCGCGCAGGAAGTCGACGATCCGCCTCCGCGCCGCGGCCCCCTCCGGGACGGCGTGCATGATCCAGTTGTGGAACATTCGCGGGGACTCGAGCAGCGTCACCGCGACCCCCGCGGTGGTCAGCACGCCGTGCAGCCGTTCCGCGTCGGGGTTGAGGATGTCCCGGGTACCCGAGCACACCATGGTGGGCGGAAGGTCGGACAGGTCCGCCGCGAACGGGTCCGTCCCGGCGAGCCCTCCCCGTACCCCGGCGGCGTACCACCGCCCGGCCATCCGGAGGCCACGGATCGCGAGTTCGGGGTCGAACGGCTCGATCCGCGCGGATCGACTGTCCGTCACCTCCAGGTCGATCCAGGGCGAGCTCAGGAGAAGGGCGTCGGGCCGGCGAGCACCACCGGCGCACGCGGTCCGGGCCAGATCGAGGGCGAGGCGGCCGCCTGCCGAGTCACCGGAAAGGAGCACGGGGCCGTCGTGTCCGGCGACGGTGCCGTCGTACACCCGCCGCACGCTCTCGTCGATCGCGCGGCGGTCCGCGACGGGGCACAGCGGGTACAGCGGCGCGACGACCGATGCTCCGGTGGTCAGCGCGAGCCACCGCAGGAACCGCCAGTGATGGTGTTCCGGCTGTTCCACGAACGCTCCTCCGTGCAGATGGAGGACGCGCGTCCCGAAGGGTTCCGGCGGGGTGATACTCAAGCACGGCACCCCGCCGACGGTGGCCGAGCCGACCTCGGCGCCGCGCCTGATCCACCACGGCGGCATCGCCGTCGACACGCGCTGGCGGGCGGGGAGACCCGCGATCATCGCCTCGGGGTCGCGGTAGAACCGCTTGCTGCGTCGTGCACGTAAGGAGGCACTCACGCACCGTGCGCGAACCGAGATCACCGTCGGCCCTCCTCTCGCTCCTCCTGTGCGAGCCGCTCCTCCAGCGACGGTCCCTCCCGTTGCTCGGGACCGGTGATGCCGGCTCGATCACTCTCCGCCCAGCCGTCGGGGGGATCGAGTGCCGCGGCCCACGGGTCGTGCTCGAGCAGGTCCTCATCCAGCGCCTCAGCGCCGCCCGGGATGGCGGCGCTCCCGTCGTCGGGCGACATGTCATCGGGGTGCGAGCGCATCGTGATCACTCCTTCGGAGGGTTGGCGCCACCGACCGCGGTACGGGGCCAATGGCGCAGTTCCGCACAGGCGCGGAGGAACGCGCCGGCGTCCATGTCAGAGGAGAGGACGAAGCATCCGTCGTCGGTTCTCCCGAACAGCCCGGTCCGGCGCAGCAGTGGTTCGCAATGCTGTCCGAGTCCCAGGAACTTGCTGTGGTGGAAGGCGTCCGTGATGAAGTCCTGCGCCGCGGGATCGAAGGCCAGTTCCTCCGCGCCCGCCATCGAGGTGAGGATCGCCACCGCGTCGAAGAGCACCGACGGGGCGCCGGCGAGCTGGGCGTCGACCGCGAGCGGATCGCCATCGGCGTCCGCCACTCCACCCACTCGCGGCGCGACGAGCACAACCGCGGCGCCGGCGTCGCGCGCCCGGTGCCGCAGCCCGTCGACGAGCGCGCGCTCGACACCATCGGTGACCAGGACGCCGAGGACCCGCCCGGCGAACGTCCCCGGCGGGTTGCGGAGCATGCTCACCGACGGCGACTCCGGCAGGTCGGTCCGCACGGGCACTGCGCAGGCCGAGGCCCCGGGGAGCTCGAGCCCCAGGCCGGCGGCGATCCGGGCGGCGAGCGCGTCGTCGACGTTGCGGAGGTTCGCGACCATCCGGGTCCTGATCGCCGGCTCCACCACTTTGCTCAGCTCGAAAACGTAGGCGGCGACGATGTGATCCTGTTCGACCGGGGTCTGGCTGTGCCAGAACACCGCGGCCTGGCTGTAGTGATCGGCGAAGGACTCGGGGCGCAACCGCGTCTTCGCCCCCTCCGCCGGTTCGGCGAAAGTCGTCAGTGCCTGCGCGCCCGCGCGCTCACGCGGCCCGCCCTGATCGCTCGAGTTCGGCTCGTAGTTGATCGGGCCGGAGGGCACCTCGTGCTGCATGTGGCCGTCCCGGTGGAAGAAGGCCATCGGACACCGGGCGCGGTTGACCGGGAGGTGGGTGAAGTTCGGTCCGCCCAACCGCGAGAGCTGCGTGTCGAGGTAGGAGAAGTTCCGGCCCTGCAAGAGCGGATCCTCGGTGAACCCGATGCCGGGCACGACGTTCTGCGTGCAGAACGCCACCTGCTCGGTCTCGGCGAAATCGTTGTCGACCGTCCGGTCGAGTGTGAGCCTGCCGATCACCTGCAGTGGCACGCTCTCCTCCGGAACGATCTTGGTCGGGTCGAGGACGTCGAAGGGCAGAGCGTCCGCAGTGGCCTGGTCGAACAGCTGCACCGCCAAGTCCCATTGCGGGTACTCCCCCGACGAGAGCGCGTTCCACAGGTCGCGGCGGTGGAAGTCCGGGTCGGCACCGTTGATCTTGACCGCCTCGTCCCAGAGCACCGATTGGCACCCGAGCACGGGCTTCCAGTGGAATTTCACGTACGTCGATGCACCGTCGTCGGCGAGGAATCGGAACGTGTGCACCCCGAAGCCCTCCATGAACCGGAACGAGCGCGGTATCGCACGATCCGACATCTGCCACAGAGTCATGTGCGTCGATTCCGGGAGACAGGAGACGAAGTCCCAGTACGTGTCGTGCGCTGACTGCGCCTGCGGGAAACCCCGGTCCGGATCCTCCTTGACCGCGTGCACCAGGTCGGGGAACTTCATCGCGTCCTGGATGAAGAAGACGGGGATGTTGTTGCCCACCAGATCCCAGTTGCCCTCGCGCGTGTAGAACTTCACGGCGAAACCGCGAACGTCACGCGCCAGATCGAACGATCCTGCCCGGCCGGCGACGGTGGAGAAACGGACGAACACCTCCGTCTGCCTCCCCACCTCACCGAACAGGTCCGCCGCGGTGATCTCGGTGAGCGATCGGGTGCACTCGAAGACCCCGTGCGCACCGTATCCGCGCGCGTGCACCACCCGCTCGGGGATGCGCTCGTGATCGAACCGGAAGATCTTGTCCCGTAGGACGAAGTCCTCCAGCAACGCCGGCCCGCGTGCGCCGGCCCGCAACGAGTTCTGGTTGTCGGGTACCGGCGCCCCCTGCGAGGTGGTCAGGCCCTCCGCCGCCACCTGGTGCGGCTCACCGCCGCGGCCGACCCCGGTCACCGCCTCGATCTGTTCGTCCGCCATGGTCCGCCTCCTCGGCTCGTGGTCGATGTTCACCGCGTCCGTCGTCCGCTGCCCCTGCGATAGCGCCGCAGGTACCGCCGTTCCTCCGCAGGGCTCAGTTGTTCGCCGAGCACCGGATCACGCTGCCCCCGGTCGTCCCATGCGTTCCTGCGGTGAGTGAGGGAGACCGCGGCCATGGCCGCGCCGCCGACGACGATCAGCGCGATCCCCCCAGCGATCGCGAACCAGGCCCACGGCGCGCCGATCGCCGTCGCGCTGATCCCGATGGCGAGGACACCTATTCCGGTCAGGACGCCGATGAATCCGACACCACCCCACTGCCGTGCGACATGATGCATCAGTGCGCCCCCTGTCCCAGGCGCACCGCGACCGCATCACGGGCGCGATCGAGCATCGCCGCGAACGGCCCGACGAGCAGGTTGGCAGATGCGGACTCCGTCCCCGGGTGCGGATGCGTGGGAGCGACGGCCTCGATCACCCGGACGGCATCGGCCATACGGGCGGCCTCGTCGTCGTCGAGTTCGTTGCGCAGTGCGATGAACTCGTCGCGCTCCTCGCGCTCGATATGCCCCTCGACGATCTCGCGCAGGGCCTCGAGCTTCGCATCGAACTCCGCGGACTGCATGCCCAGGCCTTCGAGCTCGGCGAGAAGGCGTTTGACGGCGCGCTCCTCCGACAGCCGCTCGCCCACAACCTTCGGGCCGGACGTGATCGAGGACCGGGCCCGGGGATGCACCACTACTTCCTCGGCGGCCTCGTGCACGGCGAGCAGCCTGCGCAGTTCGAGGAACGTTTCGTCGCGTTCCTCTGCCTCACCCTCGCGGACGCGGTCGAAGAGTTGCAGAATCCGCTGGTGCTGGAACGCGAGTTCGTCGATGAAGGTGTACGGGTTGATGAACGTCACGGTGATCGTCCTCTCTGTCCGATGTGTCCGCCTATGGCGGAGCTGCAGCAGAGGTCTACCCCGTAGGAGCGTCGTCAAACGTCGACGGCGCCGCTGAATCCGGTGACGACGAGCGCGCGCGACGCGGCGGCGCTCGCGGCGGTGACCGTCACCGTCGCGCCGCTCCGGGGCACGACCCGGCGCCACACGTACGCGGCCGCGGCGATGCTCATGAAGTCCACGCCGCCGAGATCCAGTTCGACGCGGGCCCCGGCCCGCAGTGCCCCGTCGACCGCTTCGACGAGCGCGGGCAGGGTGACGGCGTCGAGGTCGCCCTCGGGCACCACTTCGGTGCACGAGGACGATGCCCGCGACGCTGTGATCCGGAAGACGTCGGGGTGTTCGATGACGGATGACGACATGGGGGCCTCCAGCAACAGATCGTGATGTTCCGGCTGCGGCACTCAACCTGCTTCGTTCGTACCACAGGCACACCGCGTTGTACAGAAATCGGCCATCTATGTGGAACCTGAAACCGACTACGCCGCTGTGGATTCACCGTTGCAACGCCCTCCGCACGAGGGGCGGATGTCAGTCGGCGACGTGGGCGCGCAACCGGTCCAGCGCGCGGCCGAGGATCCGCGAGACGTGCATCTGTGAGATCCCCAGGCGTGCGGCGATCTCCGACTGCGTCATCGACCGGTAGAACCGCAGAGCGAGCACCGTCCGCTCACGCTCGTCGAGTCGCTCGACCGCGGGGCGCAACGACGCGTATTCGTCGACGAGTTCGAAGCCCGGGTCGTTCTCCCCGATCCGCTCCGCCGGCGCGGACCGGTCGTCGTCGCCCCCGACCGGTTGATCGATCGATCTGGCCCGGTAGCCGTTCCCGGCCAGCGCTGCCTCCCGGACCTCGTCCAGGCCGACCTCCATGCGCT
Proteins encoded in this window:
- a CDS encoding STAS domain-containing protein, giving the protein MSSSVIEHPDVFRITASRASSSCTEVVPEGDLDAVTLPALVEAVDGALRAGARVELDLGGVDFMSIAAAAYVWRRVVPRSGATVTVTAASAAASRALVVTGFSGAVDV